A single Marinitoga aeolica DNA region contains:
- a CDS encoding YraN family protein encodes MNNKGKIYEDIAVKFLKKKGFKILKRNFSTKIGEIDIIALDNKCLVFVEVKGGKDYIENPAYRVNNKKLQKITKTANIYIKYNNIDFDETRIDVIGINDKFEIFYFPDQRLF; translated from the coding sequence ATGAATAATAAAGGAAAAATATATGAAGATATTGCTGTTAAATTCTTAAAGAAAAAAGGTTTTAAAATTCTTAAGCGCAATTTCTCTACTAAAATAGGAGAAATTGATATTATTGCTTTAGATAACAAATGCCTTGTTTTTGTTGAAGTCAAGGGTGGAAAAGATTATATTGAAAATCCAGCATATAGGGTTAATAATAAAAAATTACAAAAAATCACAAAAACTGCCAATATTTATATAAAGTATAATAATATTGATTTCGATGAAACCAGAATTGATGTTATTGGTATAAACGATAAATTTGAAATTTTCTACTTTCCAGATCAAAGATTATTTTAA
- the gatC gene encoding Asp-tRNA(Asn)/Glu-tRNA(Gln) amidotransferase subunit GatC, whose translation MINVNDELIEKLEKLSMIKLSTQEKEIIKKDLIEILKYMEMIDEVNIENVNPLFSPVENILKNVFHIDETKQSKALEKIINEFPIKRDNLLKVPGIQN comes from the coding sequence ATGATAAATGTTAACGATGAACTTATTGAAAAATTAGAAAAATTGTCCATGATTAAATTATCTACACAGGAAAAAGAAATAATAAAGAAAGATCTTATTGAAATTTTAAAGTATATGGAAATGATAGATGAAGTAAATATTGAAAATGTTAATCCTCTATTTTCACCAGTAGAAAATATTTTAAAAAATGTTTTCCATATAGATGAAACAAAACAGTCTAAAGCATTAGAAAAAATTATAAATGAATTTCCAATCAAAAGAGATAATTTATTAAAAGTTCCTGGAATTCAAAACTGA
- a CDS encoding ArsB/NhaD family transporter, whose protein sequence is MALIIFLFSYTILVTEKINRTIVAILGATIMMILGIFENHIEAIKNYVDVNTIYLLMGMMIFVSVIRKKGLFEYLGIITLKAFHKNGYILYFGLTFMVALMSAIIDNVTTVLVFIPITLAITDSLEVDPLPFIFGEIMASNIGGTATIIGDPPNIMIASAAGLRFTEFFMVNGTISFLNLFVMQLITMFLFKKKLNFSIDENKVKSFDPRSAIKNKLGFYISWALLLLTLLLFIFQHQLEMESSTIALFIGFLALLILDRNEVEEILKEVEWGTILFFFGLFIMTGGLVQTGILKDFTHVLVNIAGSSMRSFAMMLIGVSGAISGFVDNIPFTATLIPVIKNLQHINPETFSNLKPLWYSLSLGACLGGNFTPIGASANIVALAMLKQFKNEEIKFKDFFKFAFLIVLTNLILSAIYIEIILI, encoded by the coding sequence ATTGCTTTAATAATTTTTCTTTTTTCTTATACTATTTTAGTCACTGAAAAAATCAATAGAACCATTGTCGCCATTCTTGGGGCTACGATAATGATGATTCTTGGCATTTTTGAAAATCATATAGAAGCAATTAAAAATTATGTTGATGTTAATACCATATACTTACTAATGGGAATGATGATTTTTGTCTCTGTAATTAGGAAAAAGGGGCTTTTTGAATATCTTGGAATTATTACTTTAAAAGCATTTCATAAAAATGGATATATTCTTTATTTTGGTTTAACATTTATGGTCGCTTTAATGTCCGCCATTATTGATAATGTTACAACAGTACTTGTATTTATTCCTATTACTCTGGCTATTACAGATTCACTTGAAGTAGATCCTTTACCATTTATTTTCGGTGAAATTATGGCTTCAAATATTGGAGGAACAGCCACAATAATTGGCGACCCTCCAAATATAATGATAGCCAGTGCAGCGGGACTACGTTTTACAGAATTTTTTATGGTTAATGGAACAATTTCTTTTTTAAACTTATTTGTAATGCAATTAATTACAATGTTTCTTTTTAAAAAAAAGCTAAATTTTTCTATAGATGAAAATAAAGTTAAATCATTTGATCCAAGATCAGCTATTAAAAATAAGTTAGGATTTTATATTTCATGGGCATTGTTGCTTTTAACTTTACTTTTATTTATATTTCAGCATCAGCTTGAAATGGAAAGTTCTACCATTGCGTTATTTATAGGATTTTTAGCTTTGTTAATTTTAGATAGAAATGAAGTTGAGGAAATTCTTAAAGAAGTTGAATGGGGAACCATTTTATTTTTCTTTGGTTTGTTTATTATGACAGGTGGCTTGGTTCAAACCGGTATTTTAAAAGATTTTACACATGTTTTAGTTAATATTGCAGGAAGTTCAATGAGAAGCTTTGCAATGATGCTTATAGGTGTTTCTGGAGCTATTTCAGGCTTTGTTGATAATATTCCTTTTACCGCTACATTAATTCCTGTTATTAAAAACTTACAACATATAAACCCAGAAACTTTTTCGAATTTAAAACCACTATGGTATTCCTTATCGTTAGGAGCATGTTTAGGGGGTAATTTTACTCCAATAGGTGCATCTGCTAATATAGTAGCTTTAGCTATGTTAAAACAATTCAAAAATGAAGAAATTAAGTTTAAGGATTTCTTTAAATTTGCTTTTTTAATCGTTCTTACTAATTTAATATTATCTGCTATTTACATTGAAATAATTTTAATTTAA
- the alaS gene encoding alanine--tRNA ligase: protein MNSKEIRESFLKFFEKNDHKIMKSFPLIPSDPQLLFTVAGMVPFKPIFWGKVEPTYTKIATCQKCIRTNDIENVGRTARHQTFFEMLGNFSFGEYFKEGAIKFAWEFLTDVLKLPKEKLWVSVYLDDDEAYNIWKDVIGFPEEKIVRMGKEDNWWGPVGPSGPCGPCSEIYYDTGRTDLCPNPENCTPEDDCGRYVEIWNLVFTEYYQDENGNLSPLPRKNIDTGAGLERVTAAVQGVYDNFETDLFTPIINKIEEIFNVKFRGNDKIDVSIKVIADHSRAVTFLVSEGILPSNEGRGYVLRRILRRALRHGALLGKKEPFMNEVINTVLENYSDIYPEIKEKESFIKKIVEAEERRFLETLDKGMEKLIGYIKSSNDNVIDGEFAFELYDTYGFPLDITKEVAEEYKFTVDEKRFNEFMELQRKRAREAAGEKEYTKMNQTYKYIGDEIKTTKFTGYEKVSDESEVLYIAKEDKIIDTATKGDFIVLITKNTPFYAEKGGQIGDTGIIKNQNFEFEVEDTKIINNEVIGHFGKVINGNITTGEKVELIVDNERRKAIKRNHTATHLLHKALREILGEHVKQAGSLVTDEKLRFDFTHYEGISDDTIKKIEKLVNEKILDNLKVITEVKSLEEAKNENAMALFEEKYGNEVRVVKVGDFSAELCGGTHVSYTGEIGLFKIISENAVSAGIRRIEAITGVKSLEYLNHLENEINTISKTLEVTEENIIPKINSMSEKIKELEKEIKKLQEKMTTKSIDLSDIKEFANIKVFVKVFENVDQNVLRNTTDIVENKLKSGLIILFNKNDKKVNFIVKVTKDLVGKYHAGNIAKNIAKELGGGGGGRPDFAQAGGKDPSKINDIINNIDKFIN from the coding sequence ATGAATTCGAAAGAAATAAGAGAATCATTTTTAAAATTCTTTGAGAAAAATGATCATAAAATAATGAAAAGTTTTCCTTTAATACCAAGCGATCCACAATTATTATTTACTGTTGCTGGAATGGTACCTTTTAAACCTATTTTTTGGGGTAAAGTAGAACCAACATATACTAAAATTGCTACGTGCCAAAAATGCATAAGAACAAATGATATAGAAAATGTCGGAAGAACAGCAAGGCATCAAACATTTTTTGAAATGCTTGGAAATTTTTCTTTTGGAGAATATTTTAAAGAAGGCGCAATTAAATTCGCATGGGAATTTCTTACTGATGTTTTAAAATTACCAAAAGAAAAATTGTGGGTTTCTGTTTATCTTGACGATGATGAAGCATATAATATCTGGAAAGATGTTATCGGTTTCCCGGAAGAAAAAATTGTAAGAATGGGAAAAGAAGATAATTGGTGGGGGCCCGTGGGACCTTCTGGACCTTGCGGTCCATGTTCTGAAATATATTATGATACTGGCAGAACAGACCTATGCCCTAATCCTGAAAATTGTACTCCTGAAGATGACTGTGGAAGATATGTTGAAATATGGAATTTAGTATTTACTGAATACTATCAGGATGAAAATGGTAATCTTTCACCTTTACCAAGAAAGAATATTGATACTGGTGCAGGTCTAGAAAGAGTTACTGCAGCAGTTCAGGGAGTTTACGATAATTTTGAAACAGATTTATTTACCCCTATTATAAATAAAATCGAAGAAATTTTTAATGTGAAATTTAGAGGAAATGATAAAATAGATGTATCTATTAAAGTAATTGCCGATCATTCAAGAGCTGTAACCTTCCTTGTATCTGAAGGAATATTGCCTTCAAATGAGGGAAGAGGATATGTTCTAAGGAGAATTTTAAGGAGAGCTTTAAGGCATGGAGCTCTTTTAGGAAAAAAGGAACCTTTTATGAATGAAGTAATTAATACTGTACTGGAAAATTATAGTGATATTTACCCTGAAATAAAAGAAAAAGAGTCATTTATCAAAAAGATAGTTGAGGCAGAAGAAAGAAGATTCCTTGAAACATTAGATAAAGGTATGGAAAAATTAATAGGTTATATAAAGTCTTCTAATGACAATGTAATAGATGGTGAATTTGCATTTGAATTATATGATACTTATGGATTTCCTTTAGATATAACAAAAGAAGTTGCAGAAGAATATAAATTTACTGTGGATGAAAAAAGATTTAATGAATTTATGGAATTACAAAGAAAAAGAGCACGTGAAGCAGCAGGAGAAAAAGAATACACAAAAATGAATCAAACGTACAAATATATTGGTGATGAAATAAAAACTACAAAATTTACTGGCTATGAAAAAGTAAGTGATGAAAGTGAAGTCCTTTATATTGCAAAAGAAGATAAAATTATTGATACTGCAACCAAAGGAGATTTTATAGTTTTAATTACAAAAAACACACCTTTTTATGCCGAAAAAGGTGGTCAAATCGGTGATACTGGTATTATAAAAAATCAAAATTTTGAGTTTGAAGTTGAAGATACTAAAATTATTAATAATGAAGTAATTGGCCACTTTGGAAAAGTAATTAATGGCAATATAACTACCGGTGAAAAAGTAGAATTAATAGTTGATAATGAACGAAGAAAAGCTATAAAAAGAAATCATACAGCGACACATCTTTTACATAAAGCTCTAAGAGAAATATTAGGCGAACATGTAAAACAAGCTGGTTCTTTAGTTACAGATGAAAAATTGAGATTTGATTTTACGCATTATGAAGGAATATCAGATGATACTATTAAAAAAATTGAAAAGCTAGTAAATGAAAAAATACTCGATAATTTAAAAGTTATAACAGAAGTAAAAAGCTTAGAAGAAGCAAAAAATGAAAACGCTATGGCATTATTTGAAGAAAAATATGGGAACGAAGTTAGAGTAGTTAAAGTAGGAGATTTTAGTGCAGAACTTTGTGGTGGAACACATGTATCATATACAGGAGAAATTGGTTTATTCAAAATTATTTCTGAAAATGCTGTTTCAGCAGGAATTAGAAGAATTGAAGCTATCACTGGCGTTAAATCCTTAGAATATTTAAATCACCTTGAAAATGAAATAAATACTATTTCTAAAACATTAGAAGTTACAGAAGAAAACATAATTCCTAAGATAAATTCAATGTCTGAAAAAATTAAAGAACTTGAAAAAGAGATTAAAAAATTACAGGAAAAAATGACTACTAAGTCAATAGATTTATCTGATATAAAAGAATTTGCCAATATAAAGGTTTTTGTAAAAGTTTTTGAAAATGTTGATCAAAATGTTTTAAGAAATACTACTGATATTGTAGAAAATAAATTAAAAAGTGGTCTAATTATTTTATTCAATAAAAACGATAAAAAAGTAAACTTTATTGTTAAGGTGACCAAAGATTTAGTAGGAAAATATCATGCTGGAAATATTGCTAAAAATATTGCTAAAGAATTAGGTGGCGGTGGCGGTGGAAGACCCGATTTTGCACAGGCAGGTGGAAAAGACCCATCAAAAATAAATGATATTATTAATAACATTGATAAATTTATTAATTAA
- a CDS encoding phosphatidate cytidylyltransferase produces the protein MAINKKNLLVRTLSGIILGPAVVFSFFTLPTTIGLVTSIILITALEYFEMTLKNFKYEYKVFLSIIVALTSAVYGFSLRAYYSGLTIFDPITVYVISIILIAGFSLIYLKNTHKYKIAIESYLYGIIAISLFLSYFYHIVLNYGATTAVLVLTSVWIYDAGAYFVGLNIGKHKLSPNYSPKKSVEGLIGGIILTYLYIVLFEYIRKSFDLNLINPFQAIFFAILVGVIDTIGDLTESSLKRTYNLKDSGETLPGHGGMYDRIDGLLYLTPSFYFLMKILGI, from the coding sequence GTGGCTATCAATAAAAAAAATCTTTTAGTTAGAACACTTTCAGGAATTATTTTAGGACCAGCTGTTGTTTTTTCTTTCTTTACATTGCCTACTACTATTGGTTTAGTAACATCTATTATTTTAATCACCGCATTAGAATATTTTGAAATGACATTAAAAAACTTTAAATATGAATACAAGGTATTTCTTTCTATTATAGTTGCTTTAACCAGTGCAGTTTATGGATTTTCATTAAGAGCTTATTATTCGGGATTAACAATATTCGATCCAATCACTGTATATGTAATCTCTATAATTTTAATTGCAGGTTTTAGTTTAATTTATTTAAAAAACACTCATAAATATAAAATTGCTATAGAAAGCTATCTATATGGTATTATAGCAATTTCCTTATTTTTATCTTATTTTTATCATATAGTTCTAAATTACGGCGCAACAACTGCTGTTTTAGTTTTGACTTCAGTATGGATATACGATGCTGGAGCTTATTTTGTTGGATTGAATATTGGAAAACATAAATTATCACCTAATTATTCTCCCAAAAAAAGTGTTGAAGGTTTAATAGGTGGAATAATTTTAACTTATTTATATATAGTTCTTTTCGAATATATTAGAAAAAGCTTTGATCTAAATCTAATAAATCCTTTTCAAGCTATTTTTTTTGCAATATTAGTTGGAGTAATTGATACAATAGGTGATCTTACTGAATCATCCTTAAAAAGAACTTATAATTTAAAAGATTCTGGAGAAACATTACCTGGTCATGGAGGAATGTACGATAGAATAGATGGATTATTATATCTAACTCCATCTTTTTATTTTTTGATGAAAATTTTAGGAATATAA
- a CDS encoding isoprenyl transferase: MKIPKHVGIIMDGNGRWAKQRGLKRTMGHERGAKVAEDVIQWASDLGIRYLTLYSFSTENWKRPKEEVSFLFSLMVRYLESRLNKIIRENVRVRFTGRIEELPQEVFDVCKRIEEKSKNNSKIDVILAVNYGGRREIVDAVNKIISKGIKEIDIKDISNNLYLPDVPDPELIIRTSGEIRISNFLLWQIAYSELYFTDTLWPDFTKDDLIKAIENYSNRERRFGSISSDEGSEK, translated from the coding sequence TTGAAAATACCAAAACATGTCGGAATAATAATGGATGGAAATGGCCGTTGGGCTAAACAACGTGGTTTAAAGAGAACTATGGGACACGAACGTGGTGCAAAGGTTGCTGAAGATGTAATACAATGGGCATCTGATTTGGGTATAAGGTATTTAACCTTATACTCTTTTTCTACTGAAAACTGGAAGAGACCAAAAGAAGAAGTCTCATTTCTTTTTTCTCTTATGGTAAGATATCTTGAATCAAGACTAAATAAAATAATAAGAGAAAATGTTAGAGTTAGATTTACAGGAAGAATTGAGGAGCTACCTCAAGAGGTTTTTGATGTTTGTAAACGTATAGAAGAAAAGAGCAAAAACAATTCAAAAATTGATGTTATTTTAGCTGTAAATTATGGTGGAAGAAGAGAAATAGTTGATGCTGTTAATAAAATAATTTCAAAAGGTATAAAGGAAATAGATATTAAAGATATATCTAATAATCTTTATTTGCCTGATGTGCCAGATCCAGAATTAATTATAAGAACTTCTGGAGAAATACGAATAAGCAACTTTCTTTTATGGCAAATTGCCTATTCAGAGTTATATTTTACCGATACTTTATGGCCAGATTTTACGAAAGATGATTTAATTAAAGCTATAGAAAACTATTCAAATAGAGAAAGAAGATTTGGTAGTATTTCTTCAGATGAAGGAAGTGAAAAATAG